From one Cynocephalus volans isolate mCynVol1 chromosome X, mCynVol1.pri, whole genome shotgun sequence genomic stretch:
- the JADE3 gene encoding protein Jade-3 isoform X2: protein MYRSKSKIPNEHKKTAEVYRKDLISAMKIPNSRHMNPDSYYLFVDTWKEEWEKGVQVPASPDSVPQPSVRIVAEKVKEVLFTRPRKYIRCSSPETAELGYVNFLELAASVCRYDLDDMDIVWLQELNEDLAQMGCEPVDENLMEKTIEVLERHCHENMNHAIETEEGLGIEYDEDVICDVCRSPDSEEGNDMVFCDKCNVCVHQACYGILKIPEGSWLCRSCVLGIHPQCLLCPKKGGAMKTTKTGTKWAHVSCALWIPEVSIACPERMEPITNISHIPPSRWALVCSLCKLKTGACIQCSVKSCITAFHVTCAFEHSLEMKTVLDEGDEVKFKSYCLKHSQNRQKLGEAEYPHHRAAEPSQAKSEKTGLRAQKLRELEEEFYSFVRMEDVATELGVPMLPVDFIYNYWKLKRKSNFNKPLFPPKQDEENGLVQPKEESVNTRMRMFMHLRQDLERVRNLCYMICRREKLKLSHNKIQEQIFDLQAQLVNQEIDAGLPLTSVPENALFNPQPRITFKLKTPRSAPEDCRNSSTETDQRPHSPDSTSSVHNIRSMQVPQESLEMRVKSYSRHPLESKNNCLLASLSHSKSEAKDSSPAWRIPPLEFYHGHSLEKPLALQAPFHGQSSIGNGKSQPNSKFAKSSGLEGSWSGSVTQKDSPSEMFCDQEPMLSSHLASQGSFRKSAMEHLSRSFQEATNMWARNTEDQCCVKSPKNVSPKEQFWGRQLLRQSAGRASYQENDGYCPDLELSDSEAESDGNKEKVRLRRDSSDRENPPHDSRRDCHGKSKTHPLSDSSMQR, encoded by the exons gATCGTAGCCGAGAAGGTAAAGGAGGTTCTGTTTACCCGGCCCCGGAAGTACATCCGCTGCTCCAGCCCAGAGACTGCAGAGCTTGGCTATGTCAACTTCCTGGAGCTGGCAGCATCTGTGTGCCGCTACGACCTAGATGACATGGACATAGTCTGGCTTCAGGAACTCAATGAGGACCTCGCACAAATGG GTTGTGAGCCAGTTGATGAGAATCTTATGGAAAAGACAATAGAAGTCCTGGAACGTCATTGCCATGAGAATATGAACCATGCTATTGAGACAGAGGAAGGGCTAGGCATAGAATATGATGAAGATGTGATCTGTGATGTGTGCCGGTCTCCAGACAGTGAAGAAGGGAATGATATGGTGTTCTGTGATAAGTGTAACGTCTGTGTGCATCAG GCCTGCTATGGCATCCTCAAGATCCCAGAAGGCAGCTGGCTTTGTCGCTCCTGCGTCCTGGGTATTCATCCACAATGCCTGTTATGTCCAAAGAAAGGTGGAGCCATGAAGACCACCAAGACAGGGACTAAATGGGCTCATGTCAGCTGTGCCCTGTGGATTCCCGAG GTCAGCATTGCTTGTCCTGAGAGGATGGAACCGATCACGAATATCTCCCATATCCCACCCAGTCGGTGGGCCTTAGTCTGCAGCCTGTGCAAGTTGAAGACAGGGGCTTGTATTCAG TGCTCGGTGAAAAGCTGCATCACTGCCTTCCATGTCACCTGTGCCTTTGAGCACAGCCTAGAGATGAAGACCGTCCTGGATGAGGGGGATGAAGTGAAGTTCAAGTCATACTGCCTTAAGCATAGCCAAAACAGGCAGAAACTTGGGGAGGCCGAGTACCCCCACCACAGGGCTGCAGAGCCAAGCCAGGCCAAAAGTGAGAAAACCGGCCTGCGTGCGCAGAAGCTTCGGGAGCTGGAGGAGGAATTCTATTCTTTCGTCCGAATGGAAGATGTGGCCACAGAGCTGGGGGTGCCCATGCTACCTGTGGACTTTATCTATAACTACTGGAAACTGAAGCGGAAAAGTAACTTCAATAAGCCATTATTTCCTCCAAAGCAAGATGAAGAAAATGGCCTTGTGCAGCCAAAAGAGGAAAGCGTTAACACTCGCATGAGAATGTTTATGCACCTACGGCAGGACCTGGAGAGG GTCCGAAATCTGTGCTACATGATATGCAGGCGAGAGAAGCTGAAACTGTCACACAACAAAATACAGGAACAGATCTTCGATTTGCAAGCCCAGCTTGTTAACCAAGAAATTGATGCAG GACTTCCTTTGACAAGTGTACCAGAAAACGCACTGTTTAACCCACAACCAAGAATTACCTTTAAGTTAAAAACGCCCAGATCAGCCCCAGAAGACTGCAGGAACAGCTCCACAGAGACTGATCAGCGACCCCACTCTCCTGACAGCACCTCCTCTGTTCACAATATAAGGAGCATGCAGGTGCCTCAGGAGTCACTAGAAATGAGAGTGAAATCGTATTCGAGGCATCCACTAGAGAGCAAGAACAACTGTTTGCTGGCCAGTCTCAGCCATTCTAAGAGTGAAGCAAAGGATTCCAGTCCTGCTTGGAGAATTCCACCTTTGGAGTTCTATCATGGGCATTCGCTGGAAAAGCCTCTGGCCCTTCAGGCTCCCTTCCATGGACAGTCCTCCATTGGGAATGGGAAAAGTCAGCCTAATTCCAAGTTTGCCAAATCCAGTGGCCTGGAGGGAAGCTGGTCTGGGAGTGTCACCCAGAAAGACAGCCCTAGTGAGATGTTCTGTGACCAGGAGCCCATGCTCAGCTCCCACTTGGCTAGTCAGGGCAGCTTTAGAAAATCTGCCATGGAACACCTCAGCAGGTCCTTTCAAGAGGCCACCAATATGTGGGCAAGGAACACAGAGGACCAATGCTGTGTGAAGTCACCCAAGAATGTGAGCCCCAAGGAGCAGTTCTGGGGTAGGCAGCTTCTCAGGCAGTCTGCAGGGAGAGCATCATATCAGGAAAATGATGGGTATTGCCCAGATTTGGAGCTAAGTGATTCAGAAGCAGAAAGCGATgggaataaagaaaaagtcaGGCTAAGGAGAGACAGCTCAGATAGGGAAAATCCTCCCCATGACTCTAGACGGGATTGTCATGGTAAAAGCAAGACACATCCCCTTTCCGACAGTTCAATGCAAAGGTGA
- the JADE3 gene encoding protein Jade-3 isoform X3: MKIPNSRHMNPDSYYLFVDTWKEEWEKGVQVPASPDSVPQPSVRIVAEKVKEVLFTRPRKYIRCSSPETAELGYVNFLELAASVCRYDLDDMDIVWLQELNEDLAQMGCEPVDENLMEKTIEVLERHCHENMNHAIETEEGLGIEYDEDVICDVCRSPDSEEGNDMVFCDKCNVCVHQACYGILKIPEGSWLCRSCVLGIHPQCLLCPKKGGAMKTTKTGTKWAHVSCALWIPEVSIACPERMEPITNISHIPPSRWALVCSLCKLKTGACIQCSVKSCITAFHVTCAFEHSLEMKTVLDEGDEVKFKSYCLKHSQNRQKLGEAEYPHHRAAEPSQAKSEKTGLRAQKLRELEEEFYSFVRMEDVATELGVPMLPVDFIYNYWKLKRKSNFNKPLFPPKQDEENGLVQPKEESVNTRMRMFMHLRQDLERVRNLCYMICRREKLKLSHNKIQEQIFDLQAQLVNQEIDAGLPLTSVPENALFNPQPRITFKLKTPRSAPEDCRNSSTETDQRPHSPDSTSSVHNIRSMQVPQESLEMRVKSYSRHPLESKNNCLLASLSHSKSEAKDSSPAWRIPPLEFYHGHSLEKPLALQAPFHGQSSIGNGKSQPNSKFAKSSGLEGSWSGSVTQKDSPSEMFCDQEPMLSSHLASQGSFRKSAMEHLSRSFQEATNMWARNTEDQCCVKSPKNVSPKEQFWGRQLLRQSAGRASYQENDGYCPDLELSDSEAESDGNKEKVRLRRDSSDRENPPHDSRRDCHGKSKTHPLSDSSMQR, encoded by the exons gATCGTAGCCGAGAAGGTAAAGGAGGTTCTGTTTACCCGGCCCCGGAAGTACATCCGCTGCTCCAGCCCAGAGACTGCAGAGCTTGGCTATGTCAACTTCCTGGAGCTGGCAGCATCTGTGTGCCGCTACGACCTAGATGACATGGACATAGTCTGGCTTCAGGAACTCAATGAGGACCTCGCACAAATGG GTTGTGAGCCAGTTGATGAGAATCTTATGGAAAAGACAATAGAAGTCCTGGAACGTCATTGCCATGAGAATATGAACCATGCTATTGAGACAGAGGAAGGGCTAGGCATAGAATATGATGAAGATGTGATCTGTGATGTGTGCCGGTCTCCAGACAGTGAAGAAGGGAATGATATGGTGTTCTGTGATAAGTGTAACGTCTGTGTGCATCAG GCCTGCTATGGCATCCTCAAGATCCCAGAAGGCAGCTGGCTTTGTCGCTCCTGCGTCCTGGGTATTCATCCACAATGCCTGTTATGTCCAAAGAAAGGTGGAGCCATGAAGACCACCAAGACAGGGACTAAATGGGCTCATGTCAGCTGTGCCCTGTGGATTCCCGAG GTCAGCATTGCTTGTCCTGAGAGGATGGAACCGATCACGAATATCTCCCATATCCCACCCAGTCGGTGGGCCTTAGTCTGCAGCCTGTGCAAGTTGAAGACAGGGGCTTGTATTCAG TGCTCGGTGAAAAGCTGCATCACTGCCTTCCATGTCACCTGTGCCTTTGAGCACAGCCTAGAGATGAAGACCGTCCTGGATGAGGGGGATGAAGTGAAGTTCAAGTCATACTGCCTTAAGCATAGCCAAAACAGGCAGAAACTTGGGGAGGCCGAGTACCCCCACCACAGGGCTGCAGAGCCAAGCCAGGCCAAAAGTGAGAAAACCGGCCTGCGTGCGCAGAAGCTTCGGGAGCTGGAGGAGGAATTCTATTCTTTCGTCCGAATGGAAGATGTGGCCACAGAGCTGGGGGTGCCCATGCTACCTGTGGACTTTATCTATAACTACTGGAAACTGAAGCGGAAAAGTAACTTCAATAAGCCATTATTTCCTCCAAAGCAAGATGAAGAAAATGGCCTTGTGCAGCCAAAAGAGGAAAGCGTTAACACTCGCATGAGAATGTTTATGCACCTACGGCAGGACCTGGAGAGG GTCCGAAATCTGTGCTACATGATATGCAGGCGAGAGAAGCTGAAACTGTCACACAACAAAATACAGGAACAGATCTTCGATTTGCAAGCCCAGCTTGTTAACCAAGAAATTGATGCAG GACTTCCTTTGACAAGTGTACCAGAAAACGCACTGTTTAACCCACAACCAAGAATTACCTTTAAGTTAAAAACGCCCAGATCAGCCCCAGAAGACTGCAGGAACAGCTCCACAGAGACTGATCAGCGACCCCACTCTCCTGACAGCACCTCCTCTGTTCACAATATAAGGAGCATGCAGGTGCCTCAGGAGTCACTAGAAATGAGAGTGAAATCGTATTCGAGGCATCCACTAGAGAGCAAGAACAACTGTTTGCTGGCCAGTCTCAGCCATTCTAAGAGTGAAGCAAAGGATTCCAGTCCTGCTTGGAGAATTCCACCTTTGGAGTTCTATCATGGGCATTCGCTGGAAAAGCCTCTGGCCCTTCAGGCTCCCTTCCATGGACAGTCCTCCATTGGGAATGGGAAAAGTCAGCCTAATTCCAAGTTTGCCAAATCCAGTGGCCTGGAGGGAAGCTGGTCTGGGAGTGTCACCCAGAAAGACAGCCCTAGTGAGATGTTCTGTGACCAGGAGCCCATGCTCAGCTCCCACTTGGCTAGTCAGGGCAGCTTTAGAAAATCTGCCATGGAACACCTCAGCAGGTCCTTTCAAGAGGCCACCAATATGTGGGCAAGGAACACAGAGGACCAATGCTGTGTGAAGTCACCCAAGAATGTGAGCCCCAAGGAGCAGTTCTGGGGTAGGCAGCTTCTCAGGCAGTCTGCAGGGAGAGCATCATATCAGGAAAATGATGGGTATTGCCCAGATTTGGAGCTAAGTGATTCAGAAGCAGAAAGCGATgggaataaagaaaaagtcaGGCTAAGGAGAGACAGCTCAGATAGGGAAAATCCTCCCCATGACTCTAGACGGGATTGTCATGGTAAAAGCAAGACACATCCCCTTTCCGACAGTTCAATGCAAAGGTGA